Proteins encoded in a region of the Phocoena phocoena chromosome X, mPhoPho1.1, whole genome shotgun sequence genome:
- the PDZD11 gene encoding PDZ domain-containing protein 11 isoform X2: MDSRIPYDDYPVVFLPAYENPPAWIPPHERVYHPDYNNELTQFLPRIITLKKPPGAQVIPDSDAHRAGLQEGDQVLAVNDVDFQDIEHSKAVEILKTAREISMRVRFFPYNYHRQKERTVH; this comes from the exons ATGGACAGCCGGATTCCTTATGATGACTACCCGGTGGTTTTCCTGCCTGCCTATGAGAATCCCCCAGCATGGATTCCTCCTCATGAG AGGGTATACCACCCAGACTACAACAATGAGTTGACCCAGTTTCTGCCCCGTATCATCACACTGAAGAAGCCCCCTGGAGCTCAG GTGATTCCGGACTCTGATGCACATCGAGCAGGACTTCAGGAAGGGGACCAAGTCCTAGCTGTGAATGATGTGGATTTCCAAGATATTGAGCACAGCAAG GCTGTTGAGATCCTGAAGACAGCTCGAGAAATCAGCATGCGTGTCCGCTTCTTTCCCTATA ATTATCACCGCCAGAAAGAGAGGACTGTGCACTAG
- the PDZD11 gene encoding PDZ domain-containing protein 11 isoform X1 — translation MDSRIPYDDYPVVFLPAYENPPAWIPPHERVYHPDYNNELTQFLPRIITLKKPPGAQLGFNIRGGKASQLGIFISKVIPDSDAHRAGLQEGDQVLAVNDVDFQDIEHSKAVEILKTAREISMRVRFFPYNYHRQKERTVH, via the exons ATGGACAGCCGGATTCCTTATGATGACTACCCGGTGGTTTTCCTGCCTGCCTATGAGAATCCCCCAGCATGGATTCCTCCTCATGAG AGGGTATACCACCCAGACTACAACAATGAGTTGACCCAGTTTCTGCCCCGTATCATCACACTGAAGAAGCCCCCTGGAGCTCAG TTGGGATTTAACATCCGAGGAGGAAAGGCCTCCCAGCTAGGCATCTTCATCTCCAAG GTGATTCCGGACTCTGATGCACATCGAGCAGGACTTCAGGAAGGGGACCAAGTCCTAGCTGTGAATGATGTGGATTTCCAAGATATTGAGCACAGCAAG GCTGTTGAGATCCTGAAGACAGCTCGAGAAATCAGCATGCGTGTCCGCTTCTTTCCCTATA ATTATCACCGCCAGAAAGAGAGGACTGTGCACTAG